A single window of Synechococcus sp. C9 DNA harbors:
- a CDS encoding anthranilate synthase component I: MAGTDWVWAHFPRNGRTGSDLFRHLAWAEPLAALLESPPGSGGRYSLCAAGSRWVTPSLAELLPWMTQNLVPQPGANPDPPLPFTGGWWGWLAYEAVWAWERLPPLAPDPLPFPVAFWFQPDWCAILDHQQHRLSLGASANDILQKLIHQLNTPCPDPVPDPTPLAPVQWQLSPQAYQQRVQQVQKHIQAGDIFQANLSLRFGVPTPIHPWRVYQNLTQLNPSPFACYWQTPWGHVVSCSPERLVLVQDNYIETRPIAGTRPRGRTPTADQMLAEELRHHPKERAEHIMLVDLERNDLGRVCQWGSVQVPELLTLEFYSHVMHLVSRITGTLRPECTVTDVLKAVFPGGTITGCPKVRCMEILHTLEPDPRNLFYGSCGYWSQHGRMDWNILIRTLLFPAGTGVAWGQVGAGIVSDSDPEREWWEALHKAQAQFLALGAKCYE; encoded by the coding sequence ATGGCTGGGACTGACTGGGTTTGGGCGCATTTCCCCCGCAACGGACGCACAGGCAGTGACCTCTTTCGCCACCTCGCCTGGGCAGAACCCCTCGCCGCCCTGCTGGAAAGCCCCCCTGGGAGCGGTGGACGCTATTCCCTCTGTGCCGCTGGAAGCCGCTGGGTGACACCCTCTTTGGCGGAACTCCTGCCCTGGATGACCCAAAATCTGGTGCCCCAACCGGGTGCGAACCCCGATCCTCCCCTCCCCTTCACCGGCGGTTGGTGGGGCTGGCTGGCTTACGAAGCTGTCTGGGCATGGGAACGGTTGCCCCCCCTTGCCCCTGACCCCCTCCCCTTTCCCGTCGCCTTTTGGTTTCAACCCGACTGGTGCGCCATTTTGGATCATCAACAGCACCGACTCTCCCTGGGGGCTAGTGCTAATGATATACTGCAAAAATTAATACACCAACTCAACACCCCCTGCCCTGACCCTGTCCCCGACCCAACCCCCCTTGCCCCTGTCCAATGGCAACTTTCTCCCCAGGCGTACCAACAGCGGGTACAGCAGGTGCAAAAACACATCCAAGCGGGGGACATTTTCCAAGCCAATCTCTCCCTGCGCTTTGGGGTGCCCACCCCCATCCACCCCTGGCGGGTATATCAAAATTTAACCCAGTTGAATCCCTCCCCCTTCGCCTGTTATTGGCAAACCCCTTGGGGTCATGTGGTTAGCTGTTCTCCAGAACGCCTGGTTTTAGTACAAGATAACTACATTGAAACCCGACCGATTGCTGGGACTCGCCCCCGAGGTCGCACCCCCACAGCGGATCAAATGCTTGCCGAGGAATTGCGCCACCATCCCAAGGAACGGGCGGAACACATTATGTTGGTAGATTTAGAGCGGAATGATCTGGGGCGGGTCTGCCAATGGGGTTCCGTGCAGGTCCCCGAACTCTTGACCCTAGAATTTTACAGCCATGTCATGCACCTGGTCAGCCGCATTACCGGCACCCTGCGCCCAGAGTGTACGGTAACCGATGTGCTAAAAGCCGTTTTCCCCGGAGGCACGATCACCGGCTGTCCCAAAGTACGATGTATGGAGATTTTACATACATTGGAACCCGATCCCCGCAATTTATTTTATGGTTCCTGCGGGTATTGGAGCCAACACGGGCGGATGGATTGGAATATCCTGATTCGCACCTTGCTGTTTCCGGCGGGAACGGGGGTCGCCTGGGGGCAAGTGGGAGCCGGGATTGTCAGCGACAGCGACCCGGAGCGGGAGTGGTGGGAAGCCCTGCACAAGGCGCAAGCCCAGTTTTTGGCACTGGGTGCGAAATGTTACGAATGA
- a CDS encoding bifunctional (p)ppGpp synthetase/guanosine-3',5'-bis(diphosphate) 3'-pyrophosphohydrolase has translation MDAVATISQPVDCPPWLQALNQHPTADSILMTKAFTFAERLHRGQKRKSGEDYIVHPVAVAGLLWDLGGDAQMVAAGFLHDILEDTQVTAETLTQEFGAEVTRLVEGVTKLSKFSFSSKTERQAESFRRMFLAMAQDIRVIVVKLADRLHNMRTLEYLSPEAQWRIARETLDIFAPLANRLGIWRFKWELEDLAFKYLEPESYRQMQQYVTEKRANREQQIEQVVGQLGGRLREMGIGFQEITGRPKHLYGIFQKMQRQQKEFHEIMDVAAVRIIVNTIDECYRALAVVHNSFTPVPGRFKDYVGLPKPNHYQSLHTVVIGPQGKPLEVQIRTLAMHYVAEYGIAAHWKYKEAGSGAKIKPADERFTWLRQLLEWQHDLKDAQEYVDNVRDNFFDQEVYVFTPKGDVVDLTAGATPVDFAYRIHTEVGNHCWGARVNGRLVPLHTPLRNGDIVDILTRENARPSLDWLNFVVTNTARNRIRQWYKKLNREDHIAQGKALLEAELGRSGLDNLLKSEVMATVAQRCNYPQVEDLLAALGYGEVSLKQVVGRWQEVVQQQTQTPEPESIPALGKSTSTHEVAGLHGLAHHLAQCCHPIPGEPIIGVVTLGGRGISIHRQDCANLKAIPVERLLPVNWSGVETSQQYQTYPAVIQVTVIDRVGVLKDILSRLSDQRINVSDVHMTTRANQTAVITLRVDVHNVAQLETALSHVRKISDILHLHRVGQEIKPDERN, from the coding sequence GTGGATGCGGTAGCAACGATTTCCCAACCCGTTGATTGTCCTCCGTGGTTACAGGCATTAAACCAGCATCCGACTGCGGACAGTATTTTGATGACTAAGGCGTTTACCTTTGCGGAACGACTGCATCGGGGGCAAAAGCGTAAATCCGGCGAAGATTATATTGTCCATCCGGTGGCGGTGGCGGGTCTGCTCTGGGATTTGGGGGGGGATGCCCAGATGGTGGCTGCCGGTTTTTTGCATGACATTTTGGAAGATACCCAGGTGACGGCGGAGACCCTGACCCAGGAATTTGGTGCGGAGGTGACCCGCCTGGTGGAGGGGGTGACGAAACTTTCTAAATTTAGTTTTTCCAGCAAGACGGAGCGGCAGGCGGAGAGTTTTCGCCGGATGTTTTTGGCAATGGCGCAGGATATTCGGGTGATCGTGGTCAAACTCGCCGACCGTCTGCACAATATGCGGACATTAGAATATCTATCCCCGGAGGCGCAGTGGCGGATTGCCCGGGAGACGTTGGATATTTTTGCTCCCTTGGCGAATCGGTTGGGGATCTGGCGGTTTAAGTGGGAATTGGAGGATTTGGCGTTTAAGTACCTGGAACCGGAATCCTACCGGCAGATGCAACAGTATGTGACGGAAAAACGGGCGAATCGGGAACAGCAAATTGAACAGGTGGTGGGGCAGTTGGGGGGGCGTTTGCGGGAAATGGGGATTGGGTTTCAGGAAATTACCGGGCGACCCAAACATCTGTACGGTATTTTTCAAAAAATGCAACGGCAACAAAAGGAATTCCACGAAATTATGGATGTGGCTGCCGTGCGGATTATTGTGAATACGATTGATGAATGTTACCGGGCGTTGGCGGTGGTGCATAACAGTTTTACGCCGGTGCCGGGGCGGTTTAAGGATTATGTGGGTCTGCCCAAGCCCAACCATTACCAGTCTCTGCATACGGTGGTGATCGGCCCCCAGGGGAAACCCTTGGAGGTGCAAATCCGTACCCTGGCGATGCACTATGTGGCGGAATACGGGATTGCCGCCCATTGGAAGTATAAGGAAGCGGGCAGTGGTGCCAAAATCAAACCGGCGGATGAACGGTTTACCTGGTTGCGGCAGTTGTTGGAGTGGCAACACGACCTGAAGGATGCCCAGGAATACGTGGACAATGTTCGGGATAATTTTTTCGACCAGGAAGTGTATGTCTTTACCCCCAAGGGGGATGTGGTGGACTTGACGGCGGGGGCAACGCCGGTGGATTTTGCCTATCGGATTCATACGGAGGTGGGCAACCACTGCTGGGGGGCACGGGTGAATGGGCGGTTGGTGCCTTTGCATACGCCTCTGCGGAATGGGGACATCGTGGACATTCTCACCCGGGAAAACGCCCGCCCCAGTTTGGATTGGTTGAATTTTGTGGTCACCAATACGGCACGCAATCGCATCCGCCAATGGTACAAAAAACTCAACCGGGAAGACCACATTGCCCAGGGGAAAGCGCTACTGGAGGCGGAATTGGGGCGCAGTGGCTTGGATAATTTGCTGAAATCCGAGGTGATGGCAACCGTCGCCCAACGGTGCAATTATCCCCAGGTGGAAGACCTGCTGGCGGCTTTGGGCTATGGGGAGGTGAGTCTGAAGCAGGTGGTGGGTCGCTGGCAGGAGGTTGTGCAACAACAAACCCAAACCCCGGAGCCAGAGAGCATTCCCGCCCTGGGGAAATCCACCAGTACCCATGAAGTGGCGGGATTACACGGGTTGGCGCACCATCTGGCGCAGTGTTGCCATCCCATCCCCGGCGAACCGATTATCGGTGTGGTCACCCTGGGGGGACGGGGGATTTCCATCCATCGCCAGGACTGTGCCAATTTGAAAGCCATCCCGGTGGAACGGCTGTTGCCTGTGAACTGGTCCGGGGTCGAGACCAGCCAGCAGTACCAAACCTATCCGGCGGTGATCCAAGTCACGGTAATTGACCGGGTGGGGGTACTCAAAGACATTCTCAGCCGGTTGAGCGACCAGCGGATCAATGTCAGCGATGTCCACATGACCACCCGTGCCAACCAAACGGCGGTGATTACCCTCCGGGTGGATGTCCACAACGTCGCCCAGTTGGAGACCGCCCTCAGCCACGTCCGCAAAATCAGCGATATTCTGCATCTGCATCGGGTGGGGCAGGAAATTAAACCGGATGAGCGAAATTAA
- a CDS encoding DUF3493 domain-containing protein → MANRDEEQFLRLQAEAQAPYRGLRQFVYLAFALSGLAGAFIFATDLLAGDGNLRTGVNLLLQLGLVGAMTWLWRWEQRKGQRQREQIRRDRLK, encoded by the coding sequence ATGGCGAACCGAGACGAGGAGCAGTTCCTCCGGTTACAAGCAGAGGCGCAGGCGCCCTACCGGGGTCTCAGGCAGTTTGTCTATCTGGCGTTTGCCCTGTCCGGGTTGGCGGGGGCGTTCATTTTTGCCACCGACCTCCTGGCTGGGGATGGGAATCTTCGCACTGGGGTGAACCTCCTGTTGCAACTGGGGCTGGTGGGGGCGATGACCTGGCTCTGGCGGTGGGAACAGCGCAAGGGTCAACGGCAAAGGGAACAAATTCGTCGGGATCGGTTAAAATAA
- a CDS encoding alpha/beta fold hydrolase gives MEYFWRGQRIRYQRAGAQGSPVVLVHGFGASSDHWRQNLGVLGQGHRGFALDLLGFGGSAKPAPGAEIAYTFETWGALVADFIREVVGEPAAVVGNSIGGIVALQTAVQAPAWVTRVALLNPSLRLLHRRKRAQLPWYRRWGAPVFQNLLGWEPFGVWFFQRLAQPQVIRRILQQAYARREAITDDLVQMLYKPSQDPGAAQVFLAFVRYSDGPLLEDLLPQVTCPVLLVWGEADPWEPLALGKRLAEQFPQIHPFVTLPGVGHCPQDEAPELVNPLLLDWLAG, from the coding sequence ATGGAATATTTTTGGCGGGGGCAGCGGATTCGTTACCAGCGGGCGGGGGCACAGGGGTCGCCGGTGGTGTTGGTGCATGGGTTTGGGGCTTCCAGCGACCATTGGCGGCAGAATTTGGGGGTGTTGGGGCAAGGGCATCGGGGGTTTGCCCTGGATTTGCTGGGGTTTGGGGGGTCGGCGAAACCCGCGCCAGGGGCAGAAATTGCCTACACCTTTGAAACTTGGGGGGCGTTGGTGGCGGATTTTATCCGGGAAGTGGTGGGGGAACCGGCGGCGGTGGTGGGCAATTCCATCGGCGGGATCGTGGCACTGCAGACGGCGGTACAGGCTCCGGCATGGGTGACGCGGGTGGCACTGCTCAACCCCTCTTTGCGGTTACTGCATCGGCGCAAACGGGCACAACTGCCCTGGTATCGCCGGTGGGGGGCACCCGTATTCCAAAATCTCCTGGGCTGGGAGCCGTTTGGGGTTTGGTTTTTCCAGCGGTTGGCGCAACCCCAGGTGATTCGCCGCATTCTCCAGCAAGCCTATGCCCGCCGGGAAGCCATTACGGATGATTTAGTCCAAATGCTGTACAAACCCTCCCAAGACCCAGGGGCGGCGCAGGTATTTTTGGCGTTTGTGCGCTACAGCGATGGACCATTGCTGGAAGATTTATTGCCCCAGGTCACCTGCCCGGTACTGCTGGTTTGGGGGGAAGCAGACCCCTGGGAGCCGTTGGCGTTGGGCAAACGTTTGGCTGAGCAATTTCCCCAAATTCACCCCTTTGTCACCCTGCCTGGGGTGGGGCATTGTCCCCAGGATGAAGCCCCGGAGTTGGTCAATCCCCTACTTTTGGATTGGTTAGCGGGTTAA
- a CDS encoding energy-coupling factor transporter transmembrane protein EcfT, with the protein MDLMRSLPLGLYLESPQTWVHRLDARVKLGWLMALLLTPILANNFWRGMLVVVLLVLTLIAGLPRRVWGKQLLGLGIFSLLLLVIIALAPDGLSVTSQPRLPPEGATPPTNYHYILWQWHWFTITQRSWQLALRLGSLFFTLVYATHLYLLTTPSEAIAAAMTWCLQPLKRWGLPVGEISLCLTLSLRFIPLVLEEVQNLVRSVQMRGIRWSKLKLRQVVRLWLLVADRLLLNLFLRAEQVAVAMVARGYAPTQPPPLNWYPSRWRWADSLALLGLAGLCGLRLVYGWD; encoded by the coding sequence ATGGATTTAATGCGCTCCCTGCCCCTGGGGTTGTATTTAGAATCCCCCCAAACCTGGGTACACCGCCTGGATGCCCGGGTGAAACTGGGCTGGCTGATGGCGTTACTGTTGACCCCCATCCTGGCGAATAATTTTTGGCGGGGGATGCTGGTGGTGGTTTTGCTGGTTTTGACCCTGATTGCCGGTCTGCCCCGGCGGGTCTGGGGGAAACAACTGCTGGGCTTGGGCATTTTTTCCCTGCTCCTGCTGGTGATTATTGCCCTAGCTCCCGATGGACTCTCCGTGACCAGCCAACCCCGCCTGCCCCCCGAGGGTGCCACCCCCCCCACCAATTACCATTACATTCTCTGGCAATGGCACTGGTTCACCATCACCCAACGCTCCTGGCAGTTGGCGCTCCGGCTGGGCAGTTTGTTTTTTACCCTGGTCTATGCCACCCATTTATATCTATTGACAACCCCCAGTGAAGCGATTGCCGCCGCCATGACCTGGTGTTTACAGCCCCTCAAACGCTGGGGCTTGCCGGTGGGCGAAATCAGTTTATGTTTAACCCTGTCCTTACGATTTATCCCCCTGGTGCTGGAAGAAGTGCAAAATCTGGTGCGGTCGGTGCAAATGCGGGGGATTCGCTGGTCAAAGCTCAAACTGCGGCAGGTGGTGCGCCTGTGGTTGCTGGTAGCCGACCGGTTGCTCCTAAACCTGTTTCTGCGGGCGGAGCAGGTGGCAGTGGCAATGGTGGCCCGGGGGTATGCCCCGACCCAACCCCCCCCCCTGAATTGGTATCCCTCCCGCTGGCGGTGGGCAGATAGCCTTGCCCTATTGGGTTTGGCGGGTTTGTGCGGTCTGCGCCTGGTCTATGGCTGGGACTGA
- a CDS encoding late competence development ComFB family protein, translating to MMKSVVNLNEQLIISEVEAVLDSYPHHPYQQAFAIPALRQELVAYVLNHLPGAGMYVAQDRDWDGRQSCTARRLEIEKLLHQGIQEILQQRGDWISHHIPSVAEAGREPSHWFG from the coding sequence ATGATGAAGTCAGTGGTGAACCTGAATGAGCAGTTGATCATCAGCGAAGTGGAAGCGGTGTTGGATAGCTATCCCCACCATCCCTATCAACAGGCGTTTGCCATTCCGGCGTTGCGGCAGGAGTTGGTCGCCTATGTGCTCAACCATCTGCCCGGTGCGGGGATGTATGTGGCGCAGGATCGGGATTGGGATGGGCGGCAATCCTGTACGGCACGGCGCTTGGAGATTGAAAAATTGCTCCACCAGGGGATTCAAGAAATACTGCAACAGCGGGGGGATTGGATCAGCCACCACATTCCCAGTGTGGCGGAAGCGGGTCGGGAACCCTCCCATTGGTTTGGTTAA